The genomic stretch ATCCTTGTTGATGATATCACCCAGATTATTGATCAGCTTTATTAGACGTTTGGCCAGAAAGTAACCGGGAGCCGCTTTACCGGAGAATATCACCGTGCGGGGTACAAATTCCGCTTCGGGATTGTCCTTAATGCGATAGTACCGGGCAATGGTCGCCATCACATTGAGCAACTGGCGTTTATACTCGTGCAAACGCTTGATCTGCACATCGAAGATGCTTTCGGTGCGTACCCGGACACCGGTGACTCTGTAGATATGACGGGAAAGCCGCTTTTTGTTGATCTCTTTTATCTCAAAGAAGCTGTCCTTGAAGTAGGGATCGTCCAGATACTCCTCCAAACCTCTCAACAATCGCAAATCCCGGGTCCAGGCAGAGCCGATGTGTTCGGATATCAAGCTGGAGAGCAGTGGATTGCAGATAAGCAGCCATAAGCGGGGAGTGATTCCATTGGTTTTGTTCTGGATCTTTCCGGGATACAATTCATCAAAATCTGCAAAGACTCTTTTCTTCAAAATCTCGGTGTGCAGCTTTGCCACTCCGTTCACCGCATGAGAGCCGTGAATGCAGAGTTGGGCCATGCGTATGTTCTTTTCCAGACCTTCTTCGATGATGGATGTGCTGCGCATCTTTATGATGTTTCCGGGATATAGCTTACCAACCTCTTTCATGATAAGATCATTGATCTGATAAATGATTATCAGGTGGCGGGGCAACAGTTCTTCAAACAGTGCTACGCCCCATCGCTCCAATGCTTCCGGTAACACTGTGTGATTAGTGTAGGAAAATACAGCTTTGGTGATATCCCAGGCTTTGGCAAAGCTCATGCGCTCCACATCGATAAAGATGCGCATCAGTTCTGGAATTGCCAGGGCGGGATGGGTATCGTTCAGTTGGATACAGATTTTATTTGCAAAGCTGGAAAAGCCGTCGTGATCCTGTTTCCACCAGTACAATATATCCTGCAGAGTGGCCGATACAAAGAAATACTCCTGCTTCAAGCGCAACACCTTGCCCAAGTGTATATTGTCGTTTGGGTACAAGACCTTACTGATGTTTTCGCTGATGTTTTTCTGCTCCACGGCTTTCACATAGTCGCCGTTGTTGAAGTATTCAAAGTCAAATTCGTCTGTAGCAGTAGCTTCCCAAAGGCGGAGATTGTTTACGTTGTCCACTTTATAGCCCGGAATAGGTACATCCCAGGCAACTGCCATCACGTCTTTGGTATCCGTCCAAGAGTAAATCAGTCCCTCTCCGTTGTTTTCGGTCTGTTTTACTTTGCCGCCAAAGCGTACACGATAGCTGATCTCCGGGCGCTTAATCTCCCAGGGACAGCCCTTTTTGCGCCAGTGATCCGGCACTTCGCTTTGATATCCATTACGAATCTCCTGGCGGAAAATGCCAAATTCGTAGCGTATGCCATACCCATAACCGGGGTATGCCAGAGTGGCAAGAGAATCCATAAAGCAAGCTGCCAAACGCCCCAGGCCTCCATTGCCCAAGCCCATGTCCGGCTCCAGCTCAGCGATGTCTTCCAGCGAATGCCCCATTTCTTTCAGCATGTCATAGGTCTCGTTGTACAGATCCAGATTGATCAGGCTATTGCCCAGCAACCTGCCGATGAGAAACTCCATGGAGAGATAATAGACCTTTTTAACGTCTCGCTTGCGGTATTCATATTGGGTACGTAGCCAGCGCTCTATGAGGCGGTCTCTTAGGGTAATACCCAAAGCATAATACACATCCCAGGCTTCCACAGTGGTGTTGTCTTTGATCAATGAGTATTCCAGATGGTTCAAAAACCGGTTTTTTATGTCACTCGTCATCCCTTCCGCATTGTCGGAAAAGAAGATCGATGTATATTCGTTGTTTGGAATAAATCCTTCTTTCATAGTCAAATCCTTGATTTCAGCTCTTTTTACAGTAGCTTTGCAATAGGTTGTAAGGCAGGAATATCTGTCAAGTTCTTTATGCAGAAGCTATTGTTTACCCCCAGCAACCGAATGGAGCATTTGAATTGTATCGCTCCTCATACCCTTTGTTTGATCCAGTATTGAAGCTGATATCAAGGTGTTATCATCCTGTGCTCACCCGATGATAACCCGATAATATCTGGTTCAAGTATCGATAACCCAAAGAGGAATGAAGCTTCTGAATCTACTTGGAGTTTGCAGCCCAGTAGCATAACAACATTCATGCTGACGAGTCACTAGAGACTGATGCGCTTGCGGTTCAACTCCAAAGTTTTGGTACCAATGCCTTTTACCTGCAAAAGATCTTCTATAGTATTGAAGAGACCATTTTGCTCCCGGTATTTAATGATTGCTTCAGCGCGGGATGGGCCTATCCGCATCAAAGTGCATAGTTCCTCCTGGCCTGCAGTATTGATGTTTACGATATTGCTACGGTTGGCCTTGGAGGATAATGCCCGGCTGGAGGATTCATCTGCTGCAGTGCTATCGCCAAAAGCGATCAGATAGGGCAGAATGCGGCGATAGGTTTTTACTCCGATACCTTTCACCAGCATTATTTGATTCATGGACGTGAAGGGATTGGTTTCACGATAGTTCAGGATATCCTGGGCACGCTTTTCCCCAATACCCGGTAGGCACATCAGCTCTTCCATGCTGGCAAACCGCAGATCCAGCATCATTTCTTCGTCTTCTTGCAGAGCTGCTTCGAGGCTGTCTGCCGCCTGCTGCTTCAAATCCTCTTTTCCCTTGTAGCCAAAGAGATTGAGTATGCTGCCCACGAGGATAAAAATCGAAAGCACCAAAAGTAGCTTTTGTTCCTGAGGAGTGAAGATATGGCGAAAGGCTTTCAATGTTCTTTGGCTACCACAAATACTGCCTCCGCTTCTGCATAAGTGGCGGAGAAATCGTATATTCTGGCTTCAGTGCGGATGGTTCTGGATTTAGCAGATACAATCCTGCCCCACAGTGTAATCTCTGTATCCGGGGACAGAGCTTTGCGATAGCTGATATTCAGCTTGGCTGTGTAGGCGAGTTTGCCGGAGTGAATCACAGCCTTTGCCATCACTTCATCCATAAGGGTGGAGATGATGCCGCCGTGGATCACATTGGGATAGCCTTCATACAGCTCCGAGAGCTTTAGGACGGCTTTGGCAGAGCCCATTTCGTCATAGCTGAAATCCACCTTCAGGCCTATGGGATTATCCTTGCCACAAACAAAGCAATTCCGATAGTCCTTATTAATTTCGTCCATTATTCAGCGCACAGATAGTCTGCCCAGAAACTCAGTTTTTCTTCCAGATCGAAAGAAAAGCCCACCTGCTCCCAGGCGATATTGCCTTGTTTATCTATCACCACAATGTGCGGAATTGCCTCTACACCATACTCTGCGGCCAGAGAATCGGTTCCCTCCAAGTATTCCATGGCAAATTCATTGTCGCGAAAATACGCTATGGCTCTGTCGTAATCGTTATCCATCACGTTTACGGAATAAACCTTCACACCTTCGGGCATTTTAGTTTGCACCCAATTGCTCAAAGCCGGCATCGTCATCTTGCAGGGACCGCACCACTGAGCCCAGAAATCCAGGATAATCACCTGCCCGCGCAGATCATCGGACTTGTGAATAATGCCATTGATATCTTTCAATTCCCATTGGGTTGCGGGTTTTACTCTCCTGCTTTGCAGCAAAGCAGCCTCCCGCTGGGGAGCTTCGGCATCATAAGTGTTCTTTGCCTGAGTGAGGAGGTTATTCCATTCCGGATTGCTTTCGAAATACGAATACTGAGGAGAATTGATCATTTCCGGATACTGCAGTGCTCCAAGCTCGATAGCCATACGCAAATACTCCAGAGCCTGCTGAGGGTCTTCATTTTCAAAATATGAATCTGCCAGATATTTCAGAACCTCTCCATTCTCTGTAACAGCGGGATTTTCGGATATATAATGTTCCATTGCTTCAATTCCTGCGCTGTCATATATAAATGAAAGCACAAACAGCACCTTGGAATCTTCCGCTTGTTTTTCATCGATTTTCCCGGCGGCAATGGCGGAATCCATCAAGATATCTATCATGCTGCCATATACTTCAGAACTACCGGATTGAACACAGAGATCGTAGATAAAGGAGTAGTTGCTCTGAATGGTATTGGCATCCTTCAATTTTTCCAGATAGCTAAGCGCGGTGTTGAGCTTACCTTCGGAGCTGTATCGGTAGGTTTGCGCCAGCAGCAGATAATCGTCTTCGGGAAATTCCTTGAGTCCCTTGTCGATGATTTTGGTACCCTTATTGTAATCATCTGTATATAGATAGCTGTAATCTTGAATGTCCTGAGTGAATCTGAGCGCTACCAACCTGTATCCCCAGTAGAATTTGGGGTGCTTTTGCACCAATGTGTAAGCTTCCTTTTTGTTATCTTCCAAGAGGCGGATGGACAGGTAAGCATAATCCGGATTGGCGGGATTGGCTTGGGCCAGGCGTTGATAATGACTCTGGCAGGCTTCCGGATCAAAAGTAGCCCAAAAGTCTTGCAGAGTACGGTGTTCATCTACGGTCTGAGCTTTATACAAGTATTCCTGTACCAGTTTGTGTTGAGCCGCTGTATCATCCTGGATGGCGGCGGCACGAGCGCTAAACTCTTCGAATGCGGCAGCCCAAAGGGCTCCGGATATTATGCTGATCATTATCAGCACACTTGCTATTTGTTTCAAAGATCCTCCATATATGTAGTTCTCCAGCGTAGCAATAAAGCAGGCTGAGATAAACTTATGATCTTGTGTATTTGGCGATTTCCTCTCGCTCTTTATCATAACCGTTCTTTCCCATCAAAGCAAAAGTGGCAATCTTCCCGGTTTCCACTCCCGGTTGATCCAATGGATTGATATTCAGGAGCTTGCCGCAAAACACGGTTTGAATTTCGTACATCATGATGGCTGAACCGATGTTTTCTGCATCGATTTTGGGAAAGATCAGGTTGGCATTTGGTCTACCGGCCTTGCAAAGTGCAATTTCGGTGGCCAAACGTTCGGCATTCAGCAGTTCGGACAACTTCTTGCCACCCAGATAACTGATGTCTTCCAAGTCCGGATGAAGGTTCGGGATAGTGTAATCGTGCGCAAAGTGCTCCACACTCAGGAATGTGATCACCTTGTCGTTTGGTCCTTCGGTATAGAGCTGGATCTGCGAATGCTGATCGGTGGTGCCCAATGCTTTCACAGGAGTTTGTCCCACAAATATTTCGCGCCCCTTCCGGTCGTAGCGTTTGCCCAAACTTTCTGCCCAGAGCTGACGATACCAATCGGCAAAGTCGTACAGTGAATTGCTGTATGGCATCATCACACTGATGTTCTTACCTTCCCGCATATACAGGAAATGTAAGAGACCGTTTAGCAAAGCGGGATTGTGCATAATCTCCGTTTCTTCACAGATGTTCCTCATCTGCGCAGCTCCTGCCAGCAGGGCATCGATATCCACTCCGGCAAAGGCAGAAGAAAGCAATCCCACGTCTGATAGCACAGAGAAACGTCCTCCCACATTACCGGGTACCGTGAAAGTGCTGTAGCCTTCATCATCAGCAATGCGGCGCAAGAAACCTTTCTCTTTGTCTGTAGTAATGATCATACGTTTGCGAAAGTCCTGGGGATACTTACGTTTCAGGATGTCCAACAGGATCATGTAAGCGCTCATGGTTTCCGCCGTGCCACCGCTTTTGGTGATCACGTTGAACAGGGTCTTATCCAGAGTAGTCTGCTGCAGGATCTCATGTAGAAACACCGGATCCGCATTGTCGTAAACCAATACTTTGCGCGTCAATCCGGCTTCGGTCTTCAAAGCGTTATAGATGGCTTTATTGCCCAGTGCGCTGCCCCCGATGCCCAAAACCACCATGGTATCGAACACGGGATCCAGCTTTTGCACAAAAGCTTTGATGTGGCCTGTGTCTTGCTCCGGAAGATCGTAAAAGCCCAGAATACCGGCTTTGCGGACTACATTCAGTTCTGCTTTTGCTTCTTGCACTTTATCACTGAAGTCCAAGACCCTA from Candidatus Cloacimonadota bacterium encodes the following:
- a CDS encoding glycogen/starch/alpha-glucan phosphorylase; amino-acid sequence: MKEGFIPNNEYTSIFFSDNAEGMTSDIKNRFLNHLEYSLIKDNTTVEAWDVYYALGITLRDRLIERWLRTQYEYRKRDVKKVYYLSMEFLIGRLLGNSLINLDLYNETYDMLKEMGHSLEDIAELEPDMGLGNGGLGRLAACFMDSLATLAYPGYGYGIRYEFGIFRQEIRNGYQSEVPDHWRKKGCPWEIKRPEISYRVRFGGKVKQTENNGEGLIYSWTDTKDVMAVAWDVPIPGYKVDNVNNLRLWEATATDEFDFEYFNNGDYVKAVEQKNISENISKVLYPNDNIHLGKVLRLKQEYFFVSATLQDILYWWKQDHDGFSSFANKICIQLNDTHPALAIPELMRIFIDVERMSFAKAWDITKAVFSYTNHTVLPEALERWGVALFEELLPRHLIIIYQINDLIMKEVGKLYPGNIIKMRSTSIIEEGLEKNIRMAQLCIHGSHAVNGVAKLHTEILKKRVFADFDELYPGKIQNKTNGITPRLWLLICNPLLSSLISEHIGSAWTRDLRLLRGLEEYLDDPYFKDSFFEIKEINKKRLSRHIYRVTGVRVRTESIFDVQIKRLHEYKRQLLNVMATIARYYRIKDNPEAEFVPRTVIFSGKAAPGYFLAKRLIKLINNLGDIINKDPDVRDRLKVVFLPNYCVSLAEKIIPAADLSEQISTAGYEASGTGNMKFALNGALTIGTLDGANVEMAEEIGSENMFIFGHKAIEVSQIKNSCYNPLHYYQNDPELKRVVDSLMDDSWCPNEPGIFVPIFDSLISGGDPYLNMADFRAYVDTSARVDELYTKRDEWVQKAILNIARIGKFSSDRAIKEYADEIWNIQPLVLNLNA
- a CDS encoding ComEA family DNA-binding protein, with protein sequence MKAFRHIFTPQEQKLLLVLSIFILVGSILNLFGYKGKEDLKQQAADSLEAALQEDEEMMLDLRFASMEELMCLPGIGEKRAQDILNYRETNPFTSMNQIMLVKGIGVKTYRRILPYLIAFGDSTAADESSSRALSSKANRSNIVNINTAGQEELCTLMRIGPSRAEAIIKYREQNGLFNTIEDLLQVKGIGTKTLELNRKRISL
- a CDS encoding PaaI family thioesterase, producing the protein MDEINKDYRNCFVCGKDNPIGLKVDFSYDEMGSAKAVLKLSELYEGYPNVIHGGIISTLMDEVMAKAVIHSGKLAYTAKLNISYRKALSPDTEITLWGRIVSAKSRTIRTEARIYDFSATYAEAEAVFVVAKEH
- a CDS encoding TlpA disulfide reductase family protein, which codes for MKQIASVLIMISIISGALWAAAFEEFSARAAAIQDDTAAQHKLVQEYLYKAQTVDEHRTLQDFWATFDPEACQSHYQRLAQANPANPDYAYLSIRLLEDNKKEAYTLVQKHPKFYWGYRLVALRFTQDIQDYSYLYTDDYNKGTKIIDKGLKEFPEDDYLLLAQTYRYSSEGKLNTALSYLEKLKDANTIQSNYSFIYDLCVQSGSSEVYGSMIDILMDSAIAAGKIDEKQAEDSKVLFVLSFIYDSAGIEAMEHYISENPAVTENGEVLKYLADSYFENEDPQQALEYLRMAIELGALQYPEMINSPQYSYFESNPEWNNLLTQAKNTYDAEAPQREAALLQSRRVKPATQWELKDINGIIHKSDDLRGQVIILDFWAQWCGPCKMTMPALSNWVQTKMPEGVKVYSVNVMDNDYDRAIAYFRDNEFAMEYLEGTDSLAAEYGVEAIPHIVVIDKQGNIAWEQVGFSFDLEEKLSFWADYLCAE
- a CDS encoding glucose-6-phosphate isomerase gives rise to the protein MIRFDHRNLLANQFLPGAMRPSRVLDFSDKVQEAKAELNVVRKAGILGFYDLPEQDTGHIKAFVQKLDPVFDTMVVLGIGGSALGNKAIYNALKTEAGLTRKVLVYDNADPVFLHEILQQTTLDKTLFNVITKSGGTAETMSAYMILLDILKRKYPQDFRKRMIITTDKEKGFLRRIADDEGYSTFTVPGNVGGRFSVLSDVGLLSSAFAGVDIDALLAGAAQMRNICEETEIMHNPALLNGLLHFLYMREGKNISVMMPYSNSLYDFADWYRQLWAESLGKRYDRKGREIFVGQTPVKALGTTDQHSQIQLYTEGPNDKVITFLSVEHFAHDYTIPNLHPDLEDISYLGGKKLSELLNAERLATEIALCKAGRPNANLIFPKIDAENIGSAIMMYEIQTVFCGKLLNINPLDQPGVETGKIATFALMGKNGYDKEREEIAKYTRS